In Dromaius novaehollandiae isolate bDroNov1 unplaced genomic scaffold, bDroNov1.hap1 HAP1_SCAFFOLD_37, whole genome shotgun sequence, the following proteins share a genomic window:
- the LOC135326188 gene encoding olfactory receptor 14A16-like: protein MLNCSSLSDFILLALADNRELQLLHFLLFLGIYLAALLGNSFIITAVACNHRLHTPMYFFLLNLSILDLGSISVTVPKSMANSLWNTRAISYSGCAAQVFLILFLFIAEYCLLTVMVYDRYVAICRPLHYGTLVDSRTCVKMAAAAWGTGFLYAVLHTANTFSIPLCQGNAVEQFFCEIPQLLKLSCSDAYLRELGVLMISGCLIFGCFVFIVVSYVQIFTAVLRIPSEQGRHKAFSMCLPQLAVVSVFVSTAMIAYLKPPSISSPALNLVVAVLYAVMPPALNPLIYSMRNKELKDALGKMIQLVQCQHQ from the coding sequence ATGCTCAACTGCAGCTCACTGAGTGATTTCATCCTCCTGGCATTAGCGGACAatagggagctgcagctcttgcacttcttgctcttcctgggcatctacctggctgccctgcttggcaacagcttcatcatcacagctgtagcctgcaatcaccgcctccacacccccatgtacttcttcctcctcaacctctccatcctcgaccttggctccatctctgtcactgtccccaaatccatggccaattccctgtggaacaccagggccatttcctactcaggatgtgctgcccaggtctttctgatTCTCTTCTTGTTCATAGCAGAATAttgtctcctcacagtcatggtctatgaccgctatgttgccatctgcagacctctgcactatgggaccctcgtGGACAGCAGaacctgtgtcaaaatggcagcagctgcctggggcactggttttctgtatgctgtcctgcacactgctaacacattttcgataccactctgccaaggcaatgcagtagagcaattcttctgtgaaattcctcagcttctcaagctctcctgctcagatgcctacctcagggaacttggggttcttATGATTAGCGGCTGTTTaatctttgggtgttttgttttcattgtggtatcttatgtgcagatcttcactgctgtgctgaggatcccctctgagcagggccggcacaaagccttttccatgtgcctccctcaacTGGCCGTGGTCTCcgtgtttgtcagcactgcaatgattgcctacctgaagcccccctccatctcctccccagctctcaatctggtggtggctgttctgtatgcagtgatgcctccagcattgaaccccctcatctacagcatgaggaacaaggagctcaaggatgccctggggaagatgattcagctggtacaatgtcagcaccaataa